TGGAAGGCATTCCCGAGATGATTCCCGACATCCAGATCGAGGCCACCTTCCCCGATGGCACCAAGCTCGTCACCGTGCACGAACCCATCGCCTGACTCGGCTCCGAGAATTCAGGCCTTTAGCCATCAAACCCTTACCCTTCAAGCGCAAACAGCTATGAAATTCACTAAGCTCCTTGCCACCACAGCCGCCGCTGCGACTGCACTGCCCCTGTCCGCTCTCGCCCATATGGGCTCCGATGCAGGCGGCCATCACCACTTTCTCGACAGCCTGGGCCATGCCTTTGCCCACCCGTTTACCGGCGCAGACCATCTGGCCGCCATGCTGGCCGTGGGCGCCTGGAGCGCGCTGACCATGCCCGGCCTGCGCACGGCCTGGCGTGCACCTGCGGCCTTTGTGGCCCTGCTGGTGGCAGGTGCCGTGGCCGGCTTTGCCGGCCTGTGGGTGCCGGGCGTGGAGCCCATGATTGCCGCATCCGTGCTGGTGCTGGGCCTGCTGGTGCTGGTTCAGCAACGA
This DNA window, taken from Comamonas testosteroni TK102, encodes the following:
- a CDS encoding HupE/UreJ family protein, with the protein product MKFTKLLATTAAAATALPLSALAHMGSDAGGHHHFLDSLGHAFAHPFTGADHLAAMLAVGAWSALTMPGLRTAWRAPAAFVALLVAGAVAGFAGLWVPGVEPMIAASVLVLGLLVLVQQRMPWAAAASLAAVFAFFHGAAHGFELAGDSGLAAVGALVGIALGSATLHIAGMVLGHALMQRHQWVARFGGAATAALGAFMLTKLA